The sequence GAAGAAAAGCAGGATGATGACGACAAAGATGAAGAAAACCGCATGCTTCCTGATTTGCAAGAAGGGCAAGCGCTCCTTTTGCAGGAACTGACTGCTGAGCAGGCTTTTACCCGTCCGCCGCCCCGTTATACGGAAGCATCCTTGGTTAAGGAATTGGAAAAATCCGGCATTGGCCGTCCATCGACTTATGCGACGATCATGAATAAAATTCAAAGCCGCGAGTACACCATTAAAGAAAATGGGCGGCTAAAACCAACGGAACTGGGCCAAATTATTGCCCAAATGCTCGAGTCGAACTTTCAACAAATCATGAATATCGGCTTTACGGCCCGTATGGAAGATAACTTAGAGCAAGTGGCGGAAAATACCAAAGACTGGAAGTCGCTGATCAGGGAATTTTGGGACCAGTTCAACCCAACCTTGGAAACGGCCTTAAAAGAAGCCTTTGTCCCCAAAGTGATGACGGATATTGATTGCCCAAAATGCAAAGAAGGCAAATTGCAAAAAATTTGGGCCCGTTCCAAGTATTTTTACGGATGCAGCCGCTATCCGGACTGCGATTATTCAGCTCCCATCGAAGAGATCACTTTTAATAAGGATGATTATGCGGCCGATTTCAATTGGGATCAATCGTGTCCCATTTGCGGATCTGAAATGAAAATCCGCCATGGCCGCTATGGGGCCTTTTTGGGATGCAGCCGCTATCCTGACTGCAAAGGCATTGTCAATATCCCCAAAAAGGGAGAGGTCGCGCTGCCGCAGGAAAATCTGCCTTCTTGCCCGGCGATTGACTGTCCGGGGCATATGGTTGCGCGCAAATCTCGCTTCGGAAAGACCTTTTATTCCTGTTCGACCTTCCCCGAATGCGATGTGATCGTCAATACATTAGATCAGCTGGAAAGCAAATATCCCGACCATCCTCGTACCGCTTTCCAGAAAAAGGAAAAGAAAGGAAAAAAAGCGGCATCCAAAACAGCAGCGAAAGCTTCAGCGAAAAAAGCGCCCGCTAAAAAGGCGGCTAAATCGGCAAAAGCCTCTAAAGCGGCAGAAGATAAGCCAAAAAAAGAGCGTGCCATGCCAGCTTATAAACTCTCTCCTGAGCTTGCAGCGATTGTCGGAGCCCAAGAGCTTTCGAGGGGAGAGGCCACCAAGCGGATATGGGATTATATTAAATCCCACCAGTTGCAAGATGCTGCCAATAAGCGCTTGATTGTTCCTGATCAGGCATTGGCCAAAGTGTTTGGCACAAGCGAACCTGTTGATATGTTTAAAATGGCGGGCCTAATTGGTGCCCATTTGAAAAAATAAGCATCCATATAGGATAAATCGTTTAAATGTTAAGCGGGCTAAAGGTGATTTAGCCCGTTTTTTATTTCAGTCCATATAGTTAAACTATTTTTCTATTTCAAATGAAGGATTTGTGTCCTTCATTTCTTCATTCAATTTTTAAATTTTTTATTTATTATTTTTTTATTTTATCCAGATATAAACTATCTTGGAGTAAACAGGTGAAATAAATTTTATTTTTTAGATTGATTAGACACTTAATTATTAATTATTTGAATGTATAAAATAATTTAAAATTACTGTTATAATAAAATGACGTTGATGATTAGTTTTATATTTAATCAATTCTGTAATTGATTTATTTGAGAGGTTTATATGTCAACAATTTCTAGCCTTCATCACATTGATCTTCATGAATTAGCGCACTTAAATTTCGATCAAGTGCCTGATTTAAATAAAGGGACGCCTTCGGAAATTATAAATAACTATGAGACATTATTAAAAAAAGTAGAAAATTTTGTAAAAGAAGCCTCGCCTCAGACTGTAAATGCCTCCTTTTATCAAGATGCGTATACAGTCATTCATAAATGTGAAAGAGCGATTAGGCAAATTAGCTCAGTCCAAAAGACAAAGGTATTGGGGCATTGTACGAAGATAGAGAACATTGTGGTAGGTAAATTGTGGCGCGAGCAAGAGAAGAACTTTGATGCCTTTTGCAAAGAGGATTTAAATATTAAGGATCAGGCGAGAATTAACAATATTAAGAAGGAATTTGGAATTGATTCCAACGGTACTTTTCAGATCGAAGGTGACACGCTTATTCTTTCTAAGCAAGCTTTGGCCACTATGAAGGAGCGTTTTTTTTGGCCTCTTTTAAAATCGATGGTAGAAAGCAATCCGACTTTAAAGAAAGTTCAAATTTCCGGCGATCCTCATCCTATTCCCATAGAGACTGTGAACAAGCTTCTGGCGAAAAGGAGGGATTCAAAGAGCGATCTTCCTCCCGTTTTTGGTCAGGATGTTCCTGTTTATTTTACCGGCAAAGAAATTGGAACGTTAGAAGTTGAAGAAATCAAAAAAGGGAAAGGGAAGGTCACGACAACGTTACCCATTAGATCTTTGGATGTTGACTCGTTTTCAATTAAGGGATCCTATCTAGAATTACTGGCCCTTGACTGTCCCTATTTTGAAACTTCCTTGGCAGGGGCTTTTATCGAAGCGAAGAACAAGCAAATTGTTCTTCCAGAGGAAATTACTCCAAAAACTTTTGAAGAAGGCCTGGAATGTCTGTATGGAAAGGGAGAGGTCACGAAAGAGAATCTCCTGCCGCTTCTTTATATGGCTAATTATTACAATCTGTCTTCCTTAACTGATAAATGCTGCCAATTTATGAGCAAGCAGTTAGATCGTTTATATGCTTTGGATGACAAAGAAATAGGTAAAGTGAGAAGCCAATTTTCTGAATTGCAAAGCCAATTTCCTAACATTAACTTGGGGCCTGCCTATGGGAAGTATTATGAAAAAGCGCTGTCTAATGCCATTGGATCGCCAAGGTTTTTTACATTAGTAAAGGAATGTCTGGATAAAAAAATTCCCATTACGTCTCTTAATCTCACAAATAAGTTTACCTCTCTGGATTGGGATGCTCATTTTGAAGCGTTAAGTCAATTTCCTACTCTTAAAAGTATGCATATTGAAGCTAGACAATTTGGTGATAAGGATTTTAAGGGCTTGGGGCAATTGCATTTAGATAGGCTATCTTTCAAGGGAGGCAAATTTACGGGAGAGGGATTAAAGCATCTTCAAAATATGCCTCTTAAAACCCTTAAACTTACCTTGTCAAGCTCTCTGGTTGATCTTAGCCATCTGCCTAAGTTAACAACTTTAAAAAATTTAAACCTCTCTTGTTGTTTTGCCCTCCCTCCAGGTGAGATGAAGCATATTTCCGGATTGTCCGCACTGGAAAAGCTAAATTTACATGCTACTTCTCTTCTCGATGATACGGGCTTGAAACACTTGTCCGGCATGCCACATTTAAAAATATTAAATTTGAGCGAGAATGAGAAAATTACGGATAAAGGAATTCAACATTTACCATCCGGGCTCACTGAATTAAATTTAAAAAAATGTACTCAGATCAATGATCAAGCTCTTCTTTATATAGGTTCTTCATTATCGAAATTGAAAAAGCTAGACATAGCCTTAACTCCGGTCACAGATAGAGGCTTGCAGTTCTTGACCGGCTTTGAAAATGTCCCACCCCTTCATGAACTCAATTTAAATTACTGCAAAAACATCACTCATATTGGAGTTGAGGCCTTACTAGTCCGCTTATCACTTGAAGGGTTATATTTAAACGAAACGCCGGTTGATCCACAGGCTGTACGCAAGAGTGAGGATGCGGTATTTAAAGCGTTTGGTAGAAAAATTAAAGACTTGCAAATATCTCCACCGCAGGTCAGCGACGATTATATTCCTTATTATTGATCGATCAATCAAAATCAACTTCCTCATACGCTAAACTGCAATTGCCGGCAGTGGTTTTGCGTCTAGAATCTTATCAGAGTAAATCGTCCGTTTGTTTAATTTTGATTCGGCCATTTAATTGAAACGGCAATGACGTGAACTGAGAGAAAGAATGAAAGGGAATTGGAGCGTAACGGAGTCGAACCGTTGGCCTCAACAATGCCATTGTTGCGCTCTACCAACTGAGCTAACGCCCCAAATGAAGAAGTACTAGTTTAAGAATTGCCTGTTTTTTAAGCAACTGAAAATAGGTTTATTTTTTTTCGTCCCTTTACCGTCCTCTGCCTGATTTTTTCAGGCTAAGCTAGGGACATGCTCTAGCAAAAGCCGACCCATTCATTGTCTCTTCTTCCTATTTCTTTTAAGACAAATTGTTTTTTTATGGGATCAATTATAAAATCAAATTGAAAAAAGTGATGGATGCTTTGCAAGGCTTGATGATGCTTAATGGCGTCGCTTGCTTGAGAGTGGTGGACGATAGCTTGAGGAAGGTCTTTAAAGCATTCTGAGGTATAGTCATAATTGGGGATTCCAAATACCCCAAAGCCGCCTGTTCCTTTAAGAATTAATGAGTTAATAAGCTGATAAATTCTATAGACGATCACCTTATTTTCTTTTTTAAAAGAATGGTTCGCTTCTTCAAATTGCAGGATTTCGTGAGAGGAAGGAAGAAGGGGCAAATGGGTGGATAATTCTTCTTTTACCTGTCTCAGTTCTACTTGGACAGCTTCCAGCGTTTTCTCCATGGCGCGATTCAAGCGTTGAGATTCTCGCCCCTGAGAGTACCAATCTTTTATGACAAACCAAATCCGTCCTATAAAGGATGTCCGGCGAATATTCTCGTGGCCATCAACAGTTAAATAGCCGCTTTGCGATTTAATTAAAATATGGGCATTTTTTTGCCATTTTATATTCATCCTAACGCTTCCTAGACTTTTGCTAATTACCAAACTTGGATCAATGATACACTAATCTGTCGATTACAGCAATGCCCGCTGTCTTGTCTCTTTTATTCGGCCTTCAATGCTAACGG comes from Candidatus Protochlamydia phocaeensis and encodes:
- the topA gene encoding type I DNA topoisomerase — its product is MAKALIIVESPAKIKTLKKFLGPNYIFESSIGHVRDLPEREFGIDIEHDFEPKYTIMPDKEEVIAKLQKAAKQCDVVYLSPDPDREGEAIAWHITQVLPPHTNIKRVSFNSITKDAVLKALENPRGIDIALVNAQQARRLLDRIVGYKISPLLNRRIQRGKENSLSAGRVQSVALKLVVDREKEIEAFKPVEYWNLGGIFKTDKEDKHFRGALYSVDGKRFEKEAVEGKNYILIPSKEEADAILSRMKQGPYQVAKVERKEKRRFPVPPFITSTLQQEASRHYGFSSARTMNIAQGLYEGVDLGAEGSEGLITYMRTDSVRIAPEAIAEARQFIQKQFGHSFIPSEAKQYSTQKSAQDAHEGIRPTSVYNTPEKIQRYLTREQFLLYQLIWRRFVASQMVPAIYDTVSADIIAGENILLRATGSIIKFQGFLAVYEEKQDDDDKDEENRMLPDLQEGQALLLQELTAEQAFTRPPPRYTEASLVKELEKSGIGRPSTYATIMNKIQSREYTIKENGRLKPTELGQIIAQMLESNFQQIMNIGFTARMEDNLEQVAENTKDWKSLIREFWDQFNPTLETALKEAFVPKVMTDIDCPKCKEGKLQKIWARSKYFYGCSRYPDCDYSAPIEEITFNKDDYAADFNWDQSCPICGSEMKIRHGRYGAFLGCSRYPDCKGIVNIPKKGEVALPQENLPSCPAIDCPGHMVARKSRFGKTFYSCSTFPECDVIVNTLDQLESKYPDHPRTAFQKKEKKGKKAASKTAAKASAKKAPAKKAAKSAKASKAAEDKPKKERAMPAYKLSPELAAIVGAQELSRGEATKRIWDYIKSHQLQDAANKRLIVPDQALAKVFGTSEPVDMFKMAGLIGAHLKK
- a CDS encoding BTB/POZ domain-containing protein gives rise to the protein MSTISSLHHIDLHELAHLNFDQVPDLNKGTPSEIINNYETLLKKVENFVKEASPQTVNASFYQDAYTVIHKCERAIRQISSVQKTKVLGHCTKIENIVVGKLWREQEKNFDAFCKEDLNIKDQARINNIKKEFGIDSNGTFQIEGDTLILSKQALATMKERFFWPLLKSMVESNPTLKKVQISGDPHPIPIETVNKLLAKRRDSKSDLPPVFGQDVPVYFTGKEIGTLEVEEIKKGKGKVTTTLPIRSLDVDSFSIKGSYLELLALDCPYFETSLAGAFIEAKNKQIVLPEEITPKTFEEGLECLYGKGEVTKENLLPLLYMANYYNLSSLTDKCCQFMSKQLDRLYALDDKEIGKVRSQFSELQSQFPNINLGPAYGKYYEKALSNAIGSPRFFTLVKECLDKKIPITSLNLTNKFTSLDWDAHFEALSQFPTLKSMHIEARQFGDKDFKGLGQLHLDRLSFKGGKFTGEGLKHLQNMPLKTLKLTLSSSLVDLSHLPKLTTLKNLNLSCCFALPPGEMKHISGLSALEKLNLHATSLLDDTGLKHLSGMPHLKILNLSENEKITDKGIQHLPSGLTELNLKKCTQINDQALLYIGSSLSKLKKLDIALTPVTDRGLQFLTGFENVPPLHELNLNYCKNITHIGVEALLVRLSLEGLYLNETPVDPQAVRKSEDAVFKAFGRKIKDLQISPPQVSDDYIPYY